A genomic stretch from Xenopus laevis strain J_2021 chromosome 6S, Xenopus_laevis_v10.1, whole genome shotgun sequence includes:
- the cox6c.S gene encoding cytochrome c oxidase subunit VIc yields MAAGLLTKPQMRGLLGKRLRFHIIGAFVVSLGVAAMYKFGVADPRKKAYADYYKNFDAMKEYEAMREAGVFQSVRPKGE; encoded by the exons ATGGCGGCTGGACTACTTACTAAACCTCAGATGAGAGGCCTTCTTGGTAAACGTCTCCGCTTCCATATTATTGGGGCTTTCGTTGTCTCTTTGGGGGTTGCTGCTATGTATAAG TTTGGAGTGGCAGATCCAAGGAAGAAGGCGTACGCAGACTACTATAAGAACTTTGATGCAATGAAGGAGTATGAAGCCATGAGAGAAGCAGGTGTATTCCAAAGCGTGCGACCAAAAGGCGAATAG